In Bacillus rossius redtenbacheri isolate Brsri chromosome 15, Brsri_v3, whole genome shotgun sequence, one genomic interval encodes:
- the LOC134539710 gene encoding eukaryotic translation initiation factor 1A, X-chromosomal gives MPKNKGKGGKNRRRGKNENETEKRELVFKEDGQEYAQVTKMLGNGRLEAMCFDGVKRLCHIRGKLRKKVWINQGDIILIGLRDYQDAKADVILKYTTDEARNLKTYGEFPETVRINEYVFVGEEGMDDDIEFGDEASDEEGDPVDNI, from the exons ATGCCGAAGAATAAGG GAAAGGGAGGTAAAAATCGTCGTCGAGGAAAGAACGAAAATGAGACGGAAAAGCGTGAGTTGGTGTTTAAAGAAGATGGACAAG AGTACGCTCAGGTGACGAAGATGCTGGGCAATGGTCGGCTGGAGGCCATGTGCTTTGACGGAGTCAAGCGGTTGTGTCACATTCGAGGGAAGCTCCGAAAGAAG GTGTGGATCAACCAAGGAGACATAATCCTCATCGGGCTGAGAGACTACCAGGACGCCAAGGCGGACGTCATATTGAAGTACACGACCGACGAAGCAAGGAACTTGAAAACATACGGGGAGTTTCCGGAGACAG TGCGCATCAACGAGTACGTGTTCGTGGGAGAAGAAGGAATGGACGACGACATCGAGTTTGGTGACGAAGCCAGTGACGAAGAAGGGGACCCGGTCGATAAT ATCTGA